In Blautia wexlerae DSM 19850, a single window of DNA contains:
- a CDS encoding DUF1700 domain-containing protein, translating to MMDRAQFMQELEKLLADISETERQDALDFYNSYFDDAGAENEASVLRELGSPKKVAAIIKADLKGSAGGYEYGEYTEHGYEDARTKERGQMPEKYGEESGTGKRFFRKGNQAVLILAVILLVFISPFVKGAVGGILTFAVGILLLPFWLIVGLGIGAMALLVGGIAAVVAGAGLLAVMTGTGILTIGIGCLMIALAILMILGLISIAVHIVPKWFRKITDFFNRLLYRKRKEEVK from the coding sequence ATGATGGACAGGGCGCAGTTTATGCAGGAGCTGGAGAAGCTGCTTGCTGATATTTCCGAGACAGAGAGGCAGGATGCCCTTGATTTTTATAATAGTTATTTCGATGATGCAGGAGCTGAAAATGAAGCTTCGGTGCTCAGGGAACTTGGAAGTCCCAAGAAAGTTGCAGCGATCATCAAGGCGGATCTGAAAGGTTCGGCAGGAGGCTATGAGTATGGAGAATATACGGAGCATGGCTATGAGGATGCCCGGACTAAAGAGAGAGGACAGATGCCTGAGAAATATGGAGAAGAGTCGGGAACAGGGAAGCGTTTTTTCAGAAAGGGGAATCAGGCGGTGCTGATCCTTGCGGTGATCCTGCTGGTTTTTATTTCTCCTTTTGTTAAGGGGGCTGTTGGTGGGATTCTGACATTTGCAGTTGGAATCTTACTGCTTCCGTTCTGGCTGATCGTTGGATTGGGCATAGGCGCTATGGCTTTACTGGTTGGCGGAATTGCAGCTGTTGTGGCTGGAGCAGGGCTTTTGGCTGTAATGACCGGAACCGGGATCCTGACGATAGGAATTGGATGTCTGATGATTGCTCTGGCAATCCTTATGATATTAGGACTGATCAGCATCGCAGTACACATTGTGCCGAAATGGTTTCGGAAGATTACCGATTTTTTTAACAGGTTGCTCTACAGAAAGAGAAAGGAGGAGGTTAAATGA
- a CDS encoding DUF4097 family beta strand repeat-containing protein — protein sequence MKKFTKGMLIAAGIFGAVGIGLTAAGGVMGASMSELTGVKSLKRVLLVADGDYDYDDSDDYDDDDDYDDYDYDDSDDYDSDDYDDSDDCDDSEDYARAVDENEEDGTVYQLKYQPTKLDIELKYDELILEEGDSFCVRVYDDSGKNVTVKESSDTLKVRSTKKLSKNRKVCISYPEDVKLQELEIEMGAGTVYLNRDVETEKLSVEMGAGEFESKNPVTAREADLEIGTGSMTFADLSARKTDGECGLGELDLTLTGMQEDYNYDLECGVGNLDVGSDSYSGLGREKTISNKGADRKLDLECGMGNISVDFSGKEHRDLQIS from the coding sequence ATGAAGAAGTTTACAAAAGGAATGTTGATCGCAGCGGGGATTTTTGGTGCTGTGGGAATCGGGCTGACAGCTGCCGGTGGTGTTATGGGAGCCAGTATGTCGGAACTGACAGGGGTGAAAAGTCTGAAAAGGGTGCTTCTGGTGGCAGACGGGGATTATGATTATGATGACAGCGATGATTATGATGACGATGATGATTATGACGATTATGATTATGATGACAGCGATGACTATGACAGCGATGATTATGACGACAGCGACGACTGTGACGACAGTGAGGATTATGCCCGCGCTGTTGATGAGAATGAGGAAGATGGCACTGTATATCAGTTGAAGTATCAGCCCACAAAGCTGGATATAGAGCTGAAGTACGATGAGCTGATTCTGGAAGAGGGCGACAGTTTCTGTGTCAGAGTTTATGATGACAGTGGGAAGAATGTGACAGTGAAGGAGAGTTCAGATACTCTTAAGGTCAGAAGCACGAAAAAACTGTCTAAAAACAGAAAGGTGTGTATCTCCTATCCGGAAGATGTTAAGCTTCAGGAGCTGGAGATTGAGATGGGTGCAGGTACTGTTTATCTGAACAGAGATGTTGAGACAGAGAAGCTGAGTGTGGAGATGGGAGCCGGGGAATTTGAAAGTAAGAATCCGGTGACTGCAAGGGAGGCAGATCTGGAAATCGGAACCGGAAGTATGACATTTGCAGATCTGAGCGCCAGGAAGACAGATGGAGAATGTGGTCTGGGTGAACTGGATCTGACACTGACCGGTATGCAGGAGGATTATAATTATGATCTGGAATGTGGAGTGGGAAATCTGGATGTAGGTTCTGATTCCTACAGTGGACTTGGACGGGAGAAAACCATTTCCAATAAAGGTGCAGACAGGAAACTGGATCTGGAGTGCGGTATGGGAAATATATCAGTAGATTTCTCCGGGAAAGAGCACAGAGATTTGCAGATATCCTGA
- a CDS encoding PadR family transcriptional regulator → MVFNTGAALLDAVVLAVVSKEKEGTYGYKITQDVRGVLDVSESTLYPVLRRLQKDDCLEVYDMAYAGRNRRYYKLTDRGAAQLEFYKAEWKIYASKISGMFEGGIG, encoded by the coding sequence ATGGTTTTTAATACGGGTGCTGCGCTTCTGGATGCGGTTGTTCTGGCGGTTGTTTCTAAGGAGAAGGAAGGGACTTACGGGTATAAGATCACGCAGGATGTGCGTGGAGTTCTGGATGTTTCGGAGTCTACTTTGTATCCGGTGCTCAGGAGGCTGCAGAAGGATGATTGTCTGGAGGTTTATGATATGGCGTATGCAGGGCGTAACAGGCGTTATTATAAGCTGACGGACAGAGGTGCTGCGCAGCTGGAGTTTTATAAAGCTGAATGGAAAATTTATGCATCCAAGATAAGCGGGATGTTTGAGGGAGGAATAGGATGA